From Besnoitia besnoiti strain Bb-Ger1 chromosome X, whole genome shotgun sequence, one genomic window encodes:
- a CDS encoding protein disulfide isomerase (encoded by transcript BESB_016710), which yields MRAGVCYLALAVGLLAGASVCCAAEDEVVTVLTASNFDDTLKKHEIVLVKFYAPWCGHCKRMAPEYEKAAKMLKEKGSSVLLAKVDATAETDIADKQGVREYPTVTLFRNEKPEKFTGGRTAEAIVEWIEKMTGPALIEVEGSVDDKVTKESPIAFVGEVKSKDSEMAKLFEEVANESRQLGKFFVKYDAPAEKIYSLRYEEGTDDFSGKTKDELKKFVETESFPLLGPINAENFRKYIDRDLDLVWLCGTEKDFDDSKAAVREAAKKLRDTRSFVWLDTDQFKAHAENALGITEFPGLVFQGKKGRFVLPEATTSLKDASKIIKFFEDVDAGKIERSLKSEPVPEKQEEAVKVVVGKNFEEMVIQKDKDVLLEIYAPWCGYCKSFEPIYKEFAEKYKDVDHLVVAKMDGTANETPLDEFNWSSFPSIFFVKAGEKTPMKFEGSRTVEGLTEFINKHGSKPLKKDDKGEEL from the exons ATGCGGGCTGGGGTCTGCTACCTTGCCTTGGCAGTCGGCCTCTTGGCCGGCGCATCTGTCTGCTGTgcagcggaggacgaggTTGTCACTGTTCTGACGGCCTCCAATTTCGATGACACGCTGAAGAAGCACGAGATCGTCCTCGTCAAGTTCTATGCCCCGTG GTGCGGCCACTGCAAGCGGATGGCGCCCGAGTACGAGAAGGCTGCCAAGATGCTCAAGGAGAAGGGCTCCTCCGTTCTCTTGGCTAAAGTCGATGCCACCGCTGAGACTGACATCGCTGACAAGCAGGGCGTCCGCGAGTACCCCACTGTCACTCTTTTCCGCAACGAAAAGCCGGAAAAATTCACTGGCGGCCGCACT GCGGAAGCCATCGTCGAGTGGATTGAGAAGATGACCGGCCCCGCGCTCATTGAGGTCGAGGGCAGCGTTGACGACAAGGTTACCAAGGAGTCTCCTATCGCCTTTGTTGGTGAGGTGAAGTCCAAGGACAGCGAGATGGCGAAGCTGTTCGAGGAGGTTGCCAACGAATCCCGCCAACTTGGGAAGTTCTTCGTCAAGTATGACGCCCCTGCAGAGAAGATCTACTCCCTGCGCTACGAGGAGGGCACTGACGACTTCAGTGGCAAGACCAAGGATGAGCTTAAGAAGTTCGTTGAGACCGAGTCCTTCCCTCTGCTTGGCCCCATCAACGCCGAGAACTTCAGAAAGTACATCGACCGCGACCTGGACCTGGTGTGGCTCTGCGGCACCGAAAAGGACTTCGACGACTCTAAGGCTGCCGTCCGtgaggccgcgaagaagcTTCGTGACACCCGCTCCTTCGTCTGGCTCGACACTGACCAGTTCAAGGCCCATGCTGAGAACGCTTTGGGTATCACCGAGTTCCCCGGTCTTGTGTTCCAGGGCAAGAAGGGACGCTTCGTCCTTCCTGAAGCCACCACCTCTCTTAAGGATGCCTCCAAGATCATCAAGTTTTTCGAGGATGTTGATGCTGGCAAGATCGAGCGCTCTCTGAAATCCGAGCCGGTCCCCGAAaagcaggaggaggctgTCAAGGTTGTCGTCGGCAAGAACTTCGAGGAAATGGTCATTCAGAAGGACAAGGATGTGCTCCTGGAGATCTACGCTCCGTGGTGCGGCTACTGCAAAAGCTTCGAGCCCATCTACAAGGAGTTCGCTGAGAAGTACAAGGATGTCGACCACCTCGTTGTTGCTAAGATGGACGGTACCGCCAACGAGACACCTCTTGATGAGTTCAACTGGTCCAGCTTCCCCAGTATCTTCTTCGTGAAGGCtggcgagaagacgccgatGAAGTTCGAGGGATCCCGGACTGTTGAAGGTTTGACTGAGTTCATCAACAAGCATGGTTCCAAGCCCCTCAAGAAGGACGACAAGGGCGAGGAATTGTAA